The following are encoded together in the Streptomyces rapamycinicus NRRL 5491 genome:
- a CDS encoding GntP family permease — protein MTAHTWWLLLILTVAIAALIYLINSRLRVHPFVALILVSVGTGIAAGEPAAKLAGSIEEGAGGTLGDVGVTLALGAMLGRLLSDSGATDAIARALVARAEPRRLPWLVGAAAFVIGVPMFFEVGLIVLLPLIFSVARRMEEHGGTKGSPYVLLGVPAIASLSTLHGMLPPHPGPLTAMTGLHADLGLTLGVGIVCAVPTVILAGPVYARWIAPRLPDVAPDAELVAQFTGAEPQPAEARTSAPGAQASAEVPRRTGVPTGLAVAAVLVPVVLMLLRTLAETVLDESSGLGAALVFAGEPLVAMLAGFVFALGVTMVGSARAGRSGGSGRSGEETRASLTDSLKSIAAILLIIGGGGAFKQVLQDSGIGDAIASAAEGAHINVILLGWLIALLLSLTTGSATVGIVSATGIVAPLIGDGGGLEASLLVVAIGAGSLGLNYVNHAGFWLVKESFGMDLTQATKTQTAVQTLVSVLGLAMALLLSVFA, from the coding sequence ATGACCGCACACACCTGGTGGCTGCTGCTCATCCTCACGGTGGCGATCGCAGCACTGATCTATCTCATCAACTCCCGGCTGCGGGTCCATCCGTTCGTCGCGCTGATCCTGGTCAGCGTGGGCACGGGGATAGCGGCCGGGGAGCCCGCCGCGAAACTCGCCGGATCCATCGAGGAGGGCGCCGGCGGCACCCTCGGCGACGTGGGTGTCACCCTCGCCCTGGGCGCCATGCTCGGCCGTCTGCTCTCCGACTCGGGCGCCACCGACGCCATCGCCCGCGCCCTCGTCGCCCGCGCCGAGCCCCGCAGGCTGCCCTGGCTGGTGGGTGCCGCCGCGTTCGTCATCGGCGTGCCCATGTTCTTCGAGGTGGGCCTGATCGTACTGCTGCCGTTGATCTTCAGCGTCGCCCGCAGGATGGAGGAACACGGCGGGACCAAGGGCAGTCCGTACGTACTCCTCGGTGTGCCCGCCATCGCCTCGCTGTCCACCCTGCACGGCATGCTGCCGCCCCACCCCGGCCCGCTGACCGCCATGACCGGTCTGCACGCCGACCTCGGCCTCACCCTCGGCGTCGGCATCGTCTGCGCCGTGCCCACCGTCATCCTGGCCGGGCCCGTCTACGCCCGCTGGATCGCACCCCGGCTTCCCGACGTCGCTCCGGACGCCGAACTGGTGGCGCAGTTCACGGGGGCCGAGCCGCAGCCCGCTGAAGCCCGCACCTCGGCGCCCGGTGCGCAGGCGAGCGCGGAGGTGCCCCGCCGGACCGGCGTGCCCACCGGGCTGGCCGTGGCGGCCGTGCTGGTGCCCGTCGTCCTGATGCTGCTGCGCACCCTGGCCGAGACGGTGCTGGACGAGTCGAGCGGGCTGGGCGCGGCGCTCGTGTTCGCCGGAGAGCCACTGGTGGCGATGCTCGCCGGTTTCGTCTTCGCCCTGGGTGTGACGATGGTCGGCTCCGCCCGCGCCGGCCGCTCCGGCGGTTCCGGCCGCTCGGGTGAGGAGACCCGGGCCTCCCTGACCGACAGCCTGAAGTCCATCGCCGCCATCCTGCTCATCATCGGCGGGGGAGGGGCGTTCAAGCAGGTGCTGCAGGACTCGGGCATCGGCGATGCCATCGCGTCGGCCGCCGAGGGCGCCCACATCAATGTGATCCTGCTGGGCTGGCTCATCGCCCTGCTGCTGTCACTGACCACGGGCTCCGCCACCGTCGGCATCGTCTCCGCCACCGGCATCGTGGCCCCGCTGATCGGCGACGGCGGGGGCCTGGAGGCATCCCTGCTCGTGGTCGCGATCGGCGCCGGTTCGCTGGGCCTCAACTACGTCAACCACGCGGGGTTCTGGCTGGTGAAGGAGTCGTTCGGAATGGACCTCACCCAGGCCACCAAGACCCAGACCGCCGTGCAGACCCTGGTCAGTGTGCTCGGCCTGGCGATGGCCCTGCTGCTGTCGGTGTTCGCCTGA
- a CDS encoding Bug family tripartite tricarboxylate transporter substrate binding protein, with amino-acid sequence MRRRTGNGTRTRVLSGALAAVLSLLIGACGTWPGTGDARDDGLRILVPNTPGGGYDTTARTVARVLEETGTTSDMEVFNLPGAGGTVGLQRTVDERGNGRLALQMGLGVLGASHVAHAKVTVARTTPIARLIEEPEAVVVRKDSPYRGIADLVAEWRKHPGDVTVGGGSSLGGPDHLLPMALARAVGIQPKTVRYDAYDGGGGDLLPALLDGRVDFATSGIGEFLDQIAAGQLRVLAVTSDRPVAALPGVPTLKAAGIDLVFDNWRGIVAPPGISSADRKRWIEVLTALHTSRQWKAELTRHGWTDAFTTGGAFATYLARQDKNVAELVGHLGLD; translated from the coding sequence ATGAGACGCCGCACCGGCAACGGCACCCGCACCCGCGTCCTGTCCGGCGCTCTGGCCGCCGTGCTGTCCCTGCTCATCGGCGCCTGCGGCACCTGGCCGGGCACCGGCGACGCCCGGGACGACGGGCTGCGGATCCTGGTGCCGAACACCCCCGGAGGCGGCTACGACACCACGGCCCGGACCGTGGCCCGGGTGCTGGAGGAGACCGGGACCACCTCGGACATGGAGGTGTTCAACCTGCCCGGGGCCGGTGGCACGGTCGGTCTCCAGCGCACCGTGGACGAACGTGGCAACGGACGGCTGGCCCTCCAGATGGGCCTCGGCGTGCTGGGCGCGTCGCATGTCGCCCACGCCAAGGTGACCGTGGCGCGGACCACCCCGATCGCCCGCCTGATCGAGGAGCCCGAGGCGGTGGTGGTCCGCAAGGACTCGCCGTACCGCGGCATCGCGGACCTGGTGGCCGAGTGGCGTAAGCACCCGGGAGACGTCACGGTCGGTGGCGGCTCGTCGCTGGGCGGCCCGGACCACCTGCTGCCCATGGCGCTGGCCCGCGCCGTCGGCATCCAGCCGAAGACCGTGCGCTACGACGCCTACGACGGCGGTGGCGGCGATCTGCTCCCCGCCCTGCTGGACGGCCGGGTCGACTTCGCCACCAGCGGCATCGGCGAGTTCCTCGACCAGATCGCGGCCGGGCAGCTCAGGGTGCTCGCGGTCACCAGCGACCGGCCCGTGGCCGCGCTCCCCGGGGTGCCGACGCTGAAGGCGGCCGGGATCGACCTGGTCTTCGACAACTGGCGGGGGATCGTCGCCCCGCCCGGCATCAGCTCCGCGGACCGCAAACGCTGGATCGAGGTGCTGACCGCGCTGCACACCTCGCGGCAGTGGAAGGCCGAGCTCACCCGCCACGGCTGGACCGACGCGTTCACCACGGGTGGCGCGTTCGCCACATATCTGGCCCGGCAGGACAAGAACGTGGCGGAGCTGGTCGGACACCTGGGACTGGACTGA